Proteins co-encoded in one Cercospora beticola chromosome 7, complete sequence genomic window:
- a CDS encoding uncharacterized protein (SMCOG1002:AMP-dependent synthetase and ligase~antiSMASH:Cluster_6): MGGLSVTDGFRHHDRTPEENACIDLVKRPSPHVPVPPADDECNTGAAYSPFSLLPSSGNTSDTIAHAANLCGVNPSSVADILPCTPLQEGLMALGVKNPDNYVVQFSYQIGPDVDLDHLTRAWKEVAMSNPILRTRILSLATATESGLWQAILDEPLECNIVDTLDDCASRNLHMGLSDPLSRITIIRKQNASGHRHVHWQIHHAIFDGWSLDLLLDDVERAYYQQPRTPLQPMQYFINHLHSQDQGARKLFWREYFNDTRGVHFPSSPLGLQAFPDSQLESTLTAISWEKCDYTKATIIAAAWALAVANESGGHEALFGLTVNGRQGQLEELGLVAGPTIATVPKRIVMGSSWCYNDLLSFVQRDSVAMLPFEQTGLQNIRAVSDEAAIGCRFQSLLVVQPQLFKADSTASSRLLQELDTDEDSRSPSTSDTYAVVVQCWPDKDSLRVRIAFDSNLVPEKQIEFVAASFRHAVMELSDHNRAASQIQDAQMASWSLHQIWEWNDALPEKTPLCVHDVIASRARERPLACAINAWDGDFTYGELEGATTKLALHLRPKLVAGETIVPILFERSKWQTVAALGVIKAGAACLCLDSRQPVARLRTIIAQVGTEILLCSSSNVSLASKVGAERLVVVGSDSMWLREEPSGALPLVKPSDTLYVNFTSGSTGVPKGAMNTHQSFCSAITHQQKLLQFSEESRVLDFAACSFDAWWTNCLHSLTSGGCLCIPSQEERDNDLAGCLERYNINSVDLTPSVARIVGRSALSRLSTLILGGEPVIPEDAHLAGPQTRIFNVYGPAECTITATIAEIRPDDISIGHGRGVCTWVVDPDSQTLSRIGAVGELWLEGPLVGQGYLHDPVRTKECFMENPAWLEKGIPSTVTSSSRTGRQGRVYRTGDLVRYRLDGSLEYIGRKDRQAKIRGQRLELSEVEHHVKEALSLSVSAIVTAEIIQSSNGGSAVLVAFVTLKHDAESAKEQSLHDSVVQNAVRGLSAKLLEKVPSYLVPSAFFPLMTIPSMASDKIDRNALQELGKTLWSQHQENENTIDTEPTTQPQGTTQSILQEIWMSVLNLSQTDVTVDKAFTRLGGDSISAMQVVAQGKLRNLLFTVTDILETATIRRLASRCRIATTHDVGKATSSEEEEKELEREDKFFGLSPIQQIFFDLYPDGLNHWNQSFLLELNKPVSKEVLAAALEAVVARHEMLRCYFDRESKVHCWKQRIMPMSECPYPILVEHVVESHEAVQNICQSRQKSFDLRRGGLFVGDLFHVESSNTQLLLLSAHHAIIDLVSWRILWADIEDFVEHGSLRSHATASFQHWLQRQHTVGATLSPLAVLPYAVPKPQMDFWGLTANENTFEGCEAFSLVFDAELTASLFGEANEALRTEPIDIIITALTRSFWQTFPEREPIVVWLEGHGRESSDDLSLDITNTVGWFTTLCPCPLSMSSESTLLELVRLAKDNRRRVPGKGQPYFSCRYQSKSGQEAFGTHDFPELVLNFSGQFQQLEAETGLFKRPESLDTADLDLCEMSPTAQRSSAIEISAERCEDEFLVTFHIHKDMRHQERLQSWTKSFAQALKTLTQELQKTPPSFTLTDLPLLSLSYESLDVMLRQQLPRAGIPVNQVLDMYPCLPAQEGMRVSIQSGSASYTTSNIWSCVRSPGATSPLSSAKLEQAWGTVVKRHSILQTVFMPHPENGGFIQILLRDPEILVKHIRAASDTHQSATATLATLNPPHFLPHQVEHTFTICEDPSSGELACRLDANHSLIDAASLGLIVAELVKTYDGAASSFATVTAAAPPFRDIVRHVVSIPQAQRLSAWERLLQNVKPCIFPTQRSEDLRGELLRDERFAVLEVPRSEMHGVAEFCATRGLTRFVFVQLVWALVLAQFTGHREVCFGYLSHGRDIPVDGIEMMVGPLVSLLVSRIDVRASAEEVFRRVSRDTIEHRNIQHTSLAEILHVLAIRGQQHGLFNSTVSVRGADLAMSSGSFSLQEMGGEDRHEFDIGLSVALEREAMAVVVEYREATIPVQTAQAVAQMLKLAVRYLLKTPGEEGFCYGLENETNGLWHGFFRYVVGCEEHLAESIWREQLDGLQATHFPLSSDGAAETASVCRVEADIPEVTMHHMEPEVTLRTAWALLSSRMTGSDEAVFGVLPAAGTEIVDPLPMRLAIDPSSSLSTLTRQVECRGATIRKLQRTPYDWLRLMSDDAAFACDFHVVLEVGSEKSFHGPLTIAAPLRCTLDVQHQKLYLSCNNGTLTTAQAERLVNQLRHVISQVLDQDLQDTKLAGLNLTDLQDIQQIWKWNANVPEAVSTCVHSLVTLKVHEQPSCPAVCAWDGSLTYKELDDLSTQVAKQLISRGTVHGTAVLLLLEKSMWMPVAALAVMKCGAAAVATDPSTQPEERLAAMARQAQCTICLSSASNIELAQRICDTAMIVGSNLLIESSQIADQELSMVSPCDLLYIQFTSGTTGDPKGVMITHQNMCSALEYQRVSLNYQRTSRVLDFASYAFDVFWSNLVHTLTIGACFCIPSPDERMNDLSGALLKYDITLADLTPSIARHLSGIERLSTLILGGEVVLPSDWHTLTEHVEVRNAYGPAECTPTATVLKVTANTKGRSIGRPVGICAWIVSQEDSTQLCPIGAVGELYLEGPLVGEGYVGNASLTSKSFILDLQWLTSEIPGLQAGRPGRLYKTGDLARFDEDGSIVFLGRKDTMVKIRGQRVELEEVEHGIRSVLETMNVATKRFKGAEVVAEVVDAQLVAFVSLQQPTGDHEATIRRLSPIATEKLASRLPTYMLPSELVSLQDIPRTATGKIDRPALRAFHQRSQSEFEDEVTKQLTARREPCTKAEKLVQKIWAEILEISPDAIGLDDSFFRLGGDSIGAMRFVGLAQRHGISQLTVRDVFQNPVLADLASLAVEGSMGCSPQLV, translated from the exons ATGGGCGGACTTTCAGTCACAGACGGCTTCAGACACCATGATCGGACTCCAGAGGAGAATGCTTGCATCGACCTCGTGAAGAGGCCTTCTCCTCATGTCCCGGTGCCCCCGGCGGACGATGAATGTAACACGGGCGCTGCTTATTCCCCGTTCTCTCTGCTGCCGTCCTCTGGCAATACCTCCGATACCATCGCCCATGCTGCAAATCTCTGCGGTGTTAATCCATCCAGCGTGGCCGACATCCTACCATGTACTCCGCTCCAAGAGGGCCTTATGGCGCTCGGAGTGAAGAATCCAGACAATTACGTGGTTCAGTTCTCGTATCAGATCGGGCCAGACGTCGACCTCGACCACTTAACGCGGGCTTGGAAAGAGGTTGCTATGTCAAATCCGATTTTACGAACAAGAATACTCAGCCTGGCGACCGCAACTGAGTCTGGACTCTGGCAGGCAATTCTTGATGAGCCGTTGGAATGCAATATCGTGGATACGCTCGACGATTGTGCTAGTCGCAACCTCCACATGGGTCTTTCAGATCCACTTTCAAGAATAACTATCATTCGAAAGCAGAATGCCTCAGGACATCGTCATGTTCATTGGCAAATCCATCACGCCATTTTCGATGGCTGGAGTCTGGATCTCCTCCTCGACGACGTCGAACGCGCATACTATCAACAACCGCGCACGCCACTTCAGCCAATGCAATATTTCATCAATCATTTGCACTCCCAGGACCAAGGGGCCCGAAAGCTGTTTTGGAGAGAGTACTTCAACGACACTCGGGGCGTACATTTCCCCTCGTCGCCACTAGGACTGCAGGCATTTCCCGACAGCCAACTGGAAAGTACGTTGACAGCGATCTCGTGGGAGAAGTGCGACTACACGAAAGCCACCATCATCGCAGCGGCCTGGGCCTTGGCAGTGGCGAATGAATCGGGCGGGCATGAAGCTCTTTTCGGGCTCACTGTGAATGGTCGCCAAGGACAACTTGAAGAACTTGGTCTTGTTGCTGGACCGACTATTGCCACTGTGCCAAAAAGAATAGTGATGGGTTCTAGCTGGTGCTACAATGATCTACTTAGCTTCGTCCAGCGTGATTCCGTTGCCATGCTTCCTTTCGAGCAGACTGGACTTCAAAATATCCGCGCCGTGAGCGATGAAGCTGCGATCGGCTGCAGGTTTCAATCACTTCTCGTGGTGCAACCTCAGCTGTTCAAGGCTGATTCCACTGCTTCAAGTCGCCTGCTGCAAGAGTTGGACACAGACGAGGATTCACGGTCGCCATCCACATCCGACACATACGCAGTCGTTGTTCAATGTTGGCCAGACAAGGATTCCTTGCGTGTACGAATCGCATTCGACTCCAATCTGGTCCCCGAGAAGCAGATTGAATTCGTAGCTGCAAGCTTCAGGCACGCGGTCATGGAGTTGTCTGATCACAATCGCGCTGCATCGCAAATTCAAGATGCTCAAATGGCATCCTGGAGCCTTCATCAGATTTGGGAGTGGAATGATGCTTTGCCCGAGAAAACACCGTTGTGCGTGCACGATGTGATTGCGTCGCGAGCCCGGGAACGTCCTTTAGCATGTGCAATCAACGCTTGGGATGGCGATTTCACTTATGGAGAGCTGGAGGGTGCGACAACAAAACTCGCTCTTCACCTCCGACCCAAACTGGTCGCCGGCGAGACCATAGTGCCAATTCTGTTTGAGCGGTCGAAATGGCAGACAGTCGCTGCACTCGGCGTTATCAAAGCAGGCGCGGCATGCCTTTGTCTGGATTCGAGACAACCGGTAGCCCGCTTACGCACTATCATCGCTCAGGTCGGCACTGAAATACTTCTTTGTTCGAGCAGCAATGTCTCTCTCGCGAGCAAAGTTGGTGCTGAACGCCTCGTCGTGGTGGGATCAGACTCCATGTGGCTCAGAGAGGAACCCAGCGGCGCATTGCCCCTGGTCAAACCCTCAGACACGCTCTATGTGAATTTCACATCTGGAAGTACGGGCGTGCCCAAGGGAGCGATGAACACACATCAAAGTTTCTGTTCCGCTATAACTCATCAACAAAAGTTGCTTCAATTCTCTGAGGAATCTCGCGTTCTCGACTTTGCGGCTTGCTCCTTTGACGCATGGTGGACCAATTGTCTGCACAGCCTCACATCTGGCGGCTGCCTCTGCATACCTTCGCAAGAAGAACGTGACAACGATCTTGCTGGCTGCTTGGAACGATACAACATCAACTCTGTCGATCTGACTCCTTCCGTTGCGCGAATCGTCGGCCGATCTGCGCTCTCCCGTCTTTCCACTCTCATTCTCGGCGGAGAGCCTGTCATCCCCGAGGATGCCCATCTAGCAGGCCCACAGACCCGAATCTTCAATGTTTACGGTCCGGCAGAGTGCACTATTACCGCAACGATCGCTGAAATCCGGCCCGATGACATTAGCATCGGACACGGACGAGGCGTGTGCACTTGGGTTGTTGACCCAGATTCGCAAACTTTGAGTCGAATTGGAGCTGTGGGTGAGCTCTGGCTTGAAGGACCGTTGGTCGGCCAGGGGTATCTTCACGATCCGGTTCGTACGAAAGAATGCTTCATGGAGAATCCTGCGTGGTTGGAAAAGGGTATACCTTCTACCGTCACAAGTTCAAGCAGAACTGGCCGCCAAGGACGTGTGTATCGCACTGGAGATCTCGTGCGGTACAGATTGGATGGATCACTAGAGTACATCGGCCGAAAGGACAGGCAAGCCAAGATTCGTGGGCAAAGGCTGGAACTCAGTGAAGTCGAACACCACGTCAAAGAGGCGCTGTCATTGTCAGTCTCGGCGATTGTGACTGCGGAAATTATTCAGTCGTCGAATGGTGGAAGTGCAGTGCTGGTTGCTTTTGTCACGTTGAAGCACGATGCAGAGAGCGCAAAAGAACAATCTTTGCACGATAGCGTGGTTCAGAACGCTGTGCGTGGGCTTTCTGCAAAACTCCTGGAGAAGGTTCCATCGTATTTGGTACCGTCTGCATTCTTTCCATTGATGACCATTCCCAGCATGGCGTCAGATAAGATCGATCGAAATGCGCTTCAAGAGCTAGGAAAGACTCTCTGGTCCCAACATCAAGAGAATGAAAATACGATCGATACAGAACCTACCACACAGCCTCAGGGTACGACTCAGTCAATTCTCCAAGAAATCTGGATGTCCGTGCTCAACCTATCGCAGACCGACGTGACAGTGGACAAAGCCTTCACAAGGCTCGGCGGAGACTCCATCTCCGCCATGCAAGTCGTCGCACAGGGAAAGCTCCGCAACCTCCTGTTCACCGTCACGGACATTTTGGAAACTGCAACGATTCGAAGACTGGCCAGTCGCTGTCGGATCGCAACGACGCATGACGTGGGTAAAGCCACCTcgagcgaggaggaggagaaagagctCGAACGGGAAGACAAATTCTTCGGACTCTCTCCCATTCAGCAAATTTTCTTCGATCTATATCCCGATGGCCTTAATCATTGGAACCAAAGtttccttctcgagctcaACAAACCCGTGAGCAAAGAGGTGCTCGCCGCTGCTTTGGAAGCTGTTGTGGCGAGACATGAAATGCTTCGCTGCTATTTCGACAGGGAATCGAAAGTTCATTGCTGGAAGCAACGTATCATGCCGATGTCTGAATGCCCGTATCCTATCCTGGTCGAGCATGTGGTTGAATCACACGAAGCAGTGCAGAATATCTGTCAATCACGGCAAAAGTCCTTCGATCTTCGCCGCGGTGGATTGTTCGTTGGGGATTTATTCCATGTCGAATCAAGCAACACCCAGCTATTACTTCTCTCGGCGCACCACGCGATTATCGACTTGGTTTCGTGGCGCATTCTCTGGGCGGATATAGAAGACTTTGTTGAACATGGTAGCTTAAGATCTCACGCTACAGCTTCGTTTCAGCACTGGCTTCAGCGGCAGCATACTGTGGGGGCGACTCTTTCGCCACTTGCAGTTTTGCCATATGCGGTCCCGAAGCCACAAATGGATTTTTGGGGTCTGACTGCAAATGAGAATACGTTCGAGGGCTGCGAGGCTTTCAGTCTTGTCTTTGATGCAGAGCTTACGGCTTCTTTGTTTGGAGAGGCGAATGAGGCTTTGCGAACTGAGCCGATtgatattattattactgcTTTGACACGCTCCTTTTGGCAGACTTTTCCTGAGAGAGAGCCGATTGTTGTTTGGCTCGAAGGGCATGGACGAGAGTCATCTGATGACTTATCACTGGACATCACGAACACTGTGGGGTGGTTCACTACTCTTTGCCCCTGTCCTCTTTCCATGTCATCTGAAAGCACCTTGCTCGAGCTGGTTCGCTTGGCAAAGGATAATCGGCGACGGGTACCTGGCAAGGGACAGCCGTATTTTTCTTGTCGTTATCAAAGCAAGTCTGGGCAGGAAGCCTTTGGAACTCATGACTTTCCCGAACTGGTCCTCAATTTCTCTGGGCAGTTTCAACAGTTGGAAGCCGAGACGGGTTTGTTCAAGCGTCCGGAGAGTTTAGACACTGCAGATCTGGACTTGTGCGAAATGTCACCCACAGCGCAGCGAAGCAGTGCAATCGAGATCAGCGCCGAAAGGTGTGAAGATGAATTTCTGGTCACATTTCACATCCACAAGGACATGCGCCATCAGGAAAGACTCCAGTCTTGGACGAAGTCTTTCGCTCAGGCGCTCAAAACTCTCACGCAGGAACTACAGAAGACGCCTCCGTCTTTTACGTTGACAGATTTGCCTTTGCTGTCTTTGTCATATGAGAGTCTTGACGTGATGCTCCGGCAACAGCTCCCGCGAGCCGGAATTCCTGTGAACCAAGTGCTTGATATGTACCCTTGCCTGCCTGCTCAAGAGGGCATGCGTGTCAGCATCCAGAGTGGGTCCGCATCGTATACCACTTCGAACATCTGGAGTTGTGTACGAAGTCCTGGCGCTACTTCTCCATTGTCAAGCGCGAAACTTGAACAGGCGTGGGGAACGGTGGTCAAACGACATAGTATCCTGCAGACTGTTTTCATGCCGCACCCGGAAAACGGTGGCTTCATCCAAATATTACTTCGAGACCCAGAAATCCTTGTCAAACACATCCGTGCCGCCAGCGACACTCACCAAAGCGCAACAGCAACTTTGGCAACCCTCAACCCGCCACACTTCCTCCCGCATCAAGTCGAGCATACTTTCACGATTTGCGAAGATCCTTCCAGTGGCGAACTCGCCTGTCGACTCGACGCCAACCATAGTCTCATCGACGCCGCAAGCCTGGGTCTGATCGTCGCCGAACTGGTGAAAACTTACGATGGTGCAGCCTCGAGTTTCGCGACCGTTACGGCCGCCGCACCTCCATTTCGCGACATCGTCCGCCATGTCGTGAGCATTCCTCAAGCGCAACGTCTATCTGCGTGGGAACGACTTCTACAAAATGTCAAGCCTTGCATCTTCCCCACTCAACGGAGCGAGGATCTTCGCGGAGAACTTCTTCGTGATGAACGCTTCGCTGTTCTCGAAGTCCCACGGAGCGAAATGCACGGCGTGGCGGAGTTTTGCGCTACACGAGGTCTCACACGTTTCGTCTTCGTGCAGTTGGTCTGGGCGCTCGTCCTCGCACAATTCACCGGTCATCGTGAAGTTTGCTTTGGATATCTTTCTCACGGACGAGATATCCCCGTCGATGGAATCGAAATGATGGTAGGCCCTTTGGTTAGCTTACTCGTGAGTCGCATCGATGTGAGAGCTTCTGCTGAGGAAGTGTTTCGTCGGGTTTCACGGGATACGATTGAGCATCGGAATATTCAACATACGTCGTTGGCCGAGATTTTGCATGTTTTGGCGATTCGTGGACAACAGCATGGGCTGTTCAATTCTACGGTTTCGGTACGTGGTGCGGATCTGGCGATGAGTTCGGGGAGTTTCTCGCTTCAAGAGATGGGTGGGGAGGATCGACATGAGTTTGATATTGGGCTGAGTGTTGCGTTGGAGCGGGAGGCGATGGCTGTGGTTGTTGAGTATCGTGAGGCCACGATTCCGGTTCAGACGGCCCAGGCGGTGGCTCAGATGTTGAAGCTGGCGGTGCGGTATTTGCTGAAAACACCTGGGGAAGAAGGTTTCTGCTACGGGCTTGAAAACGAAACGAATGGCCTCTGGCACGGTTTCTTCCGGTATGTCGTTGGCTGCGAGGAGCATCTGGCAGAGTCAATATGGCGGGAGCAGCTCGATGGTCTGCAGGCCACTCACTTCCCTCTATCATCGGACGGCGCTGCGGAGACTGCATCTGTTTGTCGAGTGGAAGCCGACATTCCGGAGGTCACGATGCACCATATGGAACCTGAAGTTACGCTGAGGACCGCATGGGCTCTGCTGTCTTCACGCATGACAGGATCTGACGAAGCAGTCTTTGGCGTTCTACCCGCGGCTGGAACTGAAATCGTCGATCCGTTGCCTATGCGTCTTGCAATTGACCCGTCCAGCAGCTTGTCTACACTCACACGTCAAGTCGAATGTCGGGGTGCAACCATTCGCAAATTGCAGCGAACACCCTACGATTGGCTTAGGCTGATGAGTGATGATGCGGCTTTCGCGTGTGACTTTCACGTCGTACTGGAAGTGGGAAGCGAGAAGTCTTTCCATGGGCCGCTGACTATCGCCGCGCCATTGAGATGTACACTGGATGTTCAGCATCAGAAACTTTACTTGTCATGCAACAACGGGACATTGACTACGGCACAGGCCGAGCGGTTAGTGAACCAACTACGCCATGTCATCAGCCAAGTGCTAGACCAGGATTTACAAGACACGAAGCTAGCTGGCTTGAATTTGACCGATTTGCAAGATATTCAGCAGATTTGGAAGTGGAATGCGAACGTTCCCGAGGCCGTGAGCACCTGCGTTCATTCGCTGGTAACGCTCAAAGTCCACGAACAGCCTTCGTGTCCTGCTGTCTGCGCCTGGGACGGTAGCCTTACATACAAGGAACTGGATGATCTTTCGACACAAGTTGCGAAACAGCTCATAAGCAGGGGAACAGTTCATGGTACCGCTGTTTTGCTACTTTTGGAGAAGTCCATGTGGATGCCGGTCGCTGCACTCGCCGTGATGAAATGTGGCGCCGCTGCAGTGGCGACAGATCCTTCTACGCAGCCTGAAGAGCGACTCGCGGCCATGGCGAGACAGGCACAATGCACGATCTGCTTATCTTCCGCCTCAAATATCGAATTGGCGCAGCGAATCTGTGACACAGCTATGATCGTGGGATCGAATCTGCTCATCGAGTCGTCGCAAATCGCAGACCAGGAACTCTCCATGGTGAGTCCGTGCGATTTGCTGTACATACAATTCACCTCGGGAACCACAGGCGATCCCAAGGGTGTCATGATCACGCATCAGAATATGTGCTCTGCGCTGGAATACCAGAGGGTGAGTCTGAACTATCAGCGAACCTCGAGAGTGTTGGATTTTGCGTCCTACGCGTTCGATGTCTTTTGGTCGAATCTGGTGCATACTTTGACAATCG GGGCATGCTTTTGTATTCCCTCACCAGATGAACGGATGAATGATCTCTCTGGGGCACTTTTGAAATACGACATTACGCTCGCCGATCTCACGCCTTCTATCGCCAGGCATCTATCTGGTATTGAAAGACTTTCCACGCTCATTCTAGGTGGAGAGGTTGTGCTTCCCAGTGATTGGCACACGCTAACAGAGCATGTCGAGGTTCGAAATGCTTATGGACCGGCAGAGTGTACTCCGACAGCGACGGTGTTGAAGGTTACGGCAAACACGAAGGGCCGTAGTATCGGTCGGCCTGTCGGAATATGTGCTTGGATTGTGTCTCAAGAGGATTCCACGCAGCTCTGTCCTATAGGCGCCGTCGGAGAGCTCTACTTGGAAGGTCCACTCGTAGGTGAAGGATATGTGGGCAATGCAAGTTTAACGAGCAAGTCATTTATACTTGATCTACAATGGCTCACCTCTGAAATTCCCGGCCTCCAAGCAGGTCGCCCTGGAAGGCTGTATAAAACCGGAGATCTGGCTCGGTtcgacgaagatggaagCATCGTGTTTCTTGGGCGTAAAGACACCATGGTCAAGATTCGTGGCCAGCGTGTAGAGCTTGAGGAGGTTGAGCACGGTATACGGTCTGTGCTGGAGACAATGAATGTGGCGACAAAGCGCTTCAAAGGCGCAGAGGTCGTGGCTGAGGTCGTTGACGCTCAACTTGTGGCTTTTGTCTCGTTACAACAACCAACAGGAGATCACGAAGCGACTATTCGCCGCCTATCGCCGATTGCGACCGAGAAACTGGCATCCCGACTACCCACTTACATGCTTCCCTCAGAATTAGTATCTTTGCAAGATATTCCACGAACAGCGACAGGCAAGATTGATCGCCCTGCACTACGCGCCTTTCATCAACGTTCACAAAGCGAGTTCGAGGACGAAGTCACCAAACAGCTAACTGCACGCCGCGAACCTTGCACCAAGGCTGAAAAGCTGGTGCAAAAAATTTGGGCCGAGATTCTGGAGATCAGTCCAGACGCCATTGGACTTGACGATAGCTTTTTCCGGCTTGGTGGGGATTCGATTGGGGCGATGCGGTTCGTTGGGCTTGCTCAACGGCATGGAATCTCGCAACTTACTGTGCGAGATGTTTTTCAGAATCCGGTGCTTGCGGATCTCGCTTCGTTGGCTGTGGAGGGCTCGATGGGTTGTTCTCCTCAGCTGGTGTAG
- a CDS encoding uncharacterized protein (MEROPS:MER1143079~antiSMASH:Cluster_6~SMCOG1053:beta-lactamase), with the protein MDFFLSPQCGARVSRLLADHHVVGLAVSLVQGRRLESRAYGRAALDPPRDFTADTAVPVGSAAKCLTAAAVALLVADDDAHPDVQWEAEMRHLLPADFALPGASDVAVSDLLCHRTGLPRHELALLGSGAARPDDARSITRKLRHLALAAPPRHSFIYCNLTYTVASYLVEAKSGDPFAAYLERRLFEPLHMHSTCLGHARAKAKALRIAEGYSWDRKSKQHCVMPHIDGAELQGAGNIFSTAGDYAKWIRAMMQREDPITEHVFNALTESRICQDADLDLFYAFGWDVRRYQGHTLLLHNGGEAGSATVHFFIADLQFGGAIVSNSAHADSLLGQLMYLFIDEAQRSTSSPSVHDMSQLALEEEWPDTASECGSVASSEDHVYSIDDAMREEEQIVQHLCPGIKTFQPLLLPLEVYTGRYWNPGYQQIILQARADQLFADCSERSCGFTLTYKHICDNTKFIAYMRMAEGGNDIPLSAVFEIENNRAWKVGIRLEDMLPQHIWFSRLEDSSIDGI; encoded by the exons ATGGACTTTTTCCTGTCTCCGCAGTGCGGCGCGCGTGTCAGCAGACTGCTAGCCGATCATCACGTCGTCGGTCTGGCCGTGTCGCTGGTCCAAGGCCGACGACTCGAGAGCAGGGCATATGGCAGGGCGGCACTGGATCCGCCACGAGACTTCACCGCTGACACCGCTGTGCCCGTCGGCTCGGCGGCCAAGTGTCTGActgccgccgccgtcgcGCTCCTGgtcgccgacgacgacgctCACCCGGATGTGCAGTGGGAGGCGGAGATGCGGCACCTGCTACCCGCTGACTTCGCGCTGCCGGGCGCCAGCGACGTCGCTGTGTCCGATCTGCTATGCCATCGCACCGGCCTGCCACG GCACGAGCTGGCGTTGCTCGGGAGCGGAGCGGCGCGACCGGACGATGCACGGTCAATCACACGCAAGCTTCGACACTTGGCTCTCGCCGCCCCGCCGCGCCACTCCTTCATCTACTGCAACCTCACCTACACCGTGGCCAGCTATCTCGTCGAGGCCAAGAGCGGCGATCCCTTTGCCGCCTATCTCGAGCGCCGTCTGTTTGAGCCGCTGCACATGCACTCGACATGTCTGGGCCACGCGcgggcgaaggcgaaggcctTGCGCATCGCCGAAGGCTACTCCTGGGATCGCAAGTCCAAGCAGCATTGTGTGATGCCTCACATTGATGGTGCTGAGCTTCAGGGAGCCGGCAATATCTTCTCCACGGCCGGAGACTATGCGAAGTGGATTCGTGCCATGATGCAGCGCGAAGACCCAATCACTGAACACGTCTTCAATGCCCTCACCGAGAGCCGCATCTGCCAAGACGCTGACCTAGATCTTTTCTACGCATTTGGCTGGGACGTCCGCCGCTACCAAGGCCATACGCTCCTTCTGCACAACGGAGGAGAGGCAGGAAGCGCGACAGTTcacttcttcatcgccgacCTCCAGTTCGGAGGTGCCATCGTGAGTAATTCAGCGCATGCTGACAGCCTCCTCGGCCAGCTCATGTACCTATTCATCGATGAGGCCCAGCGTAGCACATCGTCTCCGTCCGTCCACGACATGTCGCAGCTAGCGCTGGAAGAAGAGTGGCCCGACACCGCATCCGAGTGTGGGTCGGTGGCATCGAGCGAGGATCACGTGTATTCTATAGATGACGCTATGAGAGAGGAAGAACAGATCGTGCAACATCTCTGTCCAGGCATTAAGACTTTTCAgcccttgctgctgccactcgaAGTATATACCGGACGATACTGGAACCCCGGCTACCAACAAATCATTCTACAGGCTCGAGCTGATCAATTGTTTGCAGATTGTTCGGAGCGGTCCTGCGGCTTCACCTTAACGTACAAGCACATCTGCGACAATACCAAGTTCATCGCTTACATGAGAATGGCCGAAGGAGGCAATGACATCCCGCTCTCCGCTGTGTTCGAGATTGAGAATAACAGGGCGTGGAAAGTGGGCATCAGACTGGAGGATATGCTGCCCCAACACATCTGGTTCTCGCGACTTGAAGACTCATCGATCGATGGCATCTGA